acatCACTCTTAGGAACGCACTCGTTGCACTTTCAACGTAAAAAATTCCAAgaagatagaacgagagagatcgagagagagaaaaaaaaaggagagaaaaaaaagaagaaaaaaaaagatagaaaaaagaacaaaaataaaaaaaaaattaaaaaaaaaaaaagaagtttcgtACAAAGAACCAGAATACTCACGTTACACTGACATTACTAACATAACTTTATTACAGATACGTCAACATGAAATATATACcgtctaataaaatatcttaacgGCCGCACATCCTCATTCGTCAACCTACATACGTTTTATCGTCAGACGCGTCCTTGACAGACACATCGGGGGAAACGAAAGTCTTATCGATGTGGATATACAACAACGTTTGGTACAATGTTTAACGAATgtaacgatgataaaaaagaacggacgataataaaaaaaaaaaaaaagtgagcgAATTATTAGACGGATGTGAGTCCTTACCTGGCAACTGAGTCGTCGCAGAAGGCGTCGACGTGGTCCGTTGCAAGCGATACTGGGCAGTAGGATTAGGAGCACCAGGATTTGGACCGGGTGGAAATTGGCTGGCGGTAGGAGACGTAGGTGGGGGAAAGGTTTCGGCAGGAAACGGGGATTGCCTTGCTGAGGCTGGAGTTCCAGGCGAAGGCATCGACCTCTGCTGTTGTTGTAGTTGTTGTTGCGCGGTCGGTTGTTGCTGAGATCTCACCTGGTTAACGTTAAATAACCTCGGAGTGGTGCCGTAATTGCCCTACGTCACAAAAACGATAATGCAATTCATCGAGAGAATCTCGATACGTTGACCTCCCTCCCGACCTCACCCAAAGATACTAAAGAAGAGGCTACTCACTTGCGTTACCCGAGGTGACAATGGTTGCGGATGAGAAAACGACAATATGTTCGCAGGAGAATGCGGCGAGAGTctcgctgctgctgctgacACTTGTTGACCgctgttaaaattattattcacaaTGGGActatacaaagagaaagattcgTCAAGTACGACCGATCGAGATCAAATTAAGATCGATTGcgtcggaaaaaagaaaatactcaCTGTTGTGGTAACGTCGATGGGTGAGAGTACGAATGAGCGAGTCGGTGACCGGAAGTGATCTGGACGGATCCCCCGTAACCCGGAGAAACTTGGGAGTCAGGGACGCTCGATCGCTgcgaaaacgaaacgaacggcTCGTTAATCGTCAAATTCGATCTTCTCTACTCTCGATCGTGAAAGGAAATTATCGTAGAGATACCTGTAGAGATACGTTTGGCGCAACggtattatttaatagattatcgatattatgtaTGCCAGTCGTTATTTGGTCCGTCGCTGTTGCGTTCGATGGGATGAGcagttgttgctgctgttgttgctgcagCAATCTTTGCTTCaattgttgctgttgttgctgttgtatCAGTTTACTACGCTGCTGTTGTAACTGCAGCTGCTGTTGTTGCGTAAACTGCGCGGTAGTCTGCCTCACGACCAACTGAGCGTTGAACCTCATCCTCGCTTGTTGTTGATACATCGGAGGTGGTTGGTAACTATGACTCGTCGTCACGGGTGTCGTTACCAACTGGAACCGTAAGGGTTCAATTCGCACCAAGTAAACGACGTGAAAGGTCGACGTTACAAGCATCACGAGGACTTACCGCGGTGGAATAAGCAGGAGGCGTGCCAGGTATGGTTATGGTGGAAGACGTTGGATTTACGGCAGTCTCGCATAACATCAACGACTTCTGGATAGCGTTTATTGccattttttcattcatgGCATTGTTTTGCGGTGCCTCGATAACGTCCAGGAGGTTTGCTATCGCAGACGAATCTATTGAATCAAAATTACAATATCTATAATCGCAATACTTTCGCTGTCACGCTCGACATCTTCGAGGaatgttcttttatattcttttcgtaCGGATATgcttttcgttcttttgtacgcatacacacatatgcgATGCAAAGTACGTAAAGCGTTAACAACAACGTTACTGCCGCGACAGCGAAAGTGTACGGATCGAGCACCTCAAAGTCTGGTTCGTCGGCGTTAAATAAACTCGTCGCGTTAAACGAAATCAACAAGTTTTGCAACAATTACCTGTGATAGCTTCGTCCGGAACAAATTCGATAACTTGATCCAAAATATCGGAGAGATCTGGATCGGACGATTGGTTATCCCAAGTAGTTGGGTCGGTACACGTTTGACGGTATTCTCCGCTATCTCCAAATTCCGAATCCACTTGACCCAATTGTGGCCTTTGTTGCtgtttatcgaatatattagaACGAGTAACGAACGTTTACGCGCGCTTCGACGAAGCTGGacgaatcgtttgaaaaagtaGTTACCTGACTTAGCATGTGACTGAGGTAGGTGTTGGTTGCTTGACGAGGTAGTTGTCTCGATTGGCTTTGGAGAGGAGTACGAGCCGAAGTAGCCGTGGTTGTGATCGCATTGTTCCCACCGACCGTTTGCATGTGGCCACCTGTCCAcggttgctgttgctgttgctgttgttgttgctgttgctgttgttgttgctgttgctgctgctgctgctgctgctgttgctgttgttgctgctgttgttgttgctgctgctgctgttgctgttgctgttgggACTGGTGTTGCTTTAAGCGATCGCTACCACCACCGCCACGTGGAAGTTTATCCTAAAAGTAAAGTAAGGCGTACGTATGTATCCGGTTACGCACTTGTGTAGCCGTTTCCggtctaataatatataagactAAGATATCCCAAGTATTTACTTGCGGCGTTGCCGATATCACAGACGCGGGAATAGGTGGTATGGTTGTTGGTTGAGGCGGTTGTTTTGCCAACAACGAAGCcaacattttgtttttctcccATAGTTTGCTCGTCGCGTTCGTCGAAGCATTGGTACCCGTAGAAGACACCTGGTGCGAACCATCCATCGGCCGTTTAACGGCTATATTGAGATCGCCATCGTCGCCCGGTCTTTTCTGACCCACTTGAGCGGTACTACCGAGCCCGCTGTGATCGCTTCCCGATTGTGACGGTGAAGGGGTACTGTTCCGAAATCCAAGACTCCGCAAAAGAGGATCGTCGTCCCGGGTCTGACACatgcgaagaaaaagagaaaagaaacgacgtaagaagaagagagaacgacacgaagaaaggaaaagacggaaggaaggaaaggttTAGCAAAAGAGTCGAGCCAATTTGAAACCTCCTGTTGTGTCGTCGTTGCGTAAGagacgatatatgtatacctgtTGCTCCTGTAATTTCCTCTCCTCGTCCTGATCCTTCAATAACTGTTGAAGAAGttcgttcctctttttcaATCCGGCCCGGgcctcctcgtcctcgtcgtcatttttctcatttagtAACTTGAAATATAAACATCTTTAGCATAGGatctaacgaagaaaaaggaacggcTTGGCGCGCGCATAAAGATATACTCCAAGATGAGATAagagaaagtataaataaacgCGGAGGATTAAGAATAAGAGGGAATCACCTGCAGAAGCATATTATTTCCAAGAGAAGATTTGGAATGCTCCATGTTCGGTTTTGGCATGTTGCTAGGACTCGTCCTCATTTTGTTGTTATGTTCAGAATGATAATCGTCCTCGTCTTGCTGattcaacaaaattttcaatatcctGTGTTTGTTTTGGTTGTCCGAATCGTTATTCGCATTGTCCTGACTGTCCTCACTAGCACTGGAGCCTTTCGTTAACAAGTTTCTGAGTCTACCGGACTCGGTGGACACGACACTATTTTGAGTTTCGGCGGGCGTGGAGGCATTCGTCCTCGCGGTCGCGTTGTCCATCGTGCCGCTGGTAGGGCATCCgctctttccttcctcgatCCTCTTGGCATTGAGTCCAGGCAGAATGACCGGGGCCGTCGCGGCGGCCGCGATGGCTACGGAAGTGGCGCCGTTTCCATTGACGTTGCTGTTGACGCCGGTGTTGTTGGCAGCCGAGGCAGCGGCCGCGGCCGCGGCCGCGGCAGCGGCGGCCGCAGCCGCGTTGTTGCCGGtcaacgtcgacgacgactGCGATTCCTGTAGCGGACTGAACGGGAAGGAATTACTGAAGGTGTGCGCCGCGTTGACCGAAGACGACGGGCTGAAAGCGCGTAGGGGACTGCAGTGAGACGGCACCGCTGAATTAGAGGAAAACGTTCCTCCTCCCTGGGGACTCGGCGATGTCGGGGCTGGCTGAGAGGGTGGTCGCGAATCTGTTGGCCCGCTTCCTCTCGACTCGGGCCTTTCCGGCCAACCACCGCTACCGTCCAAGTCCCATGTCGAACCGCGGAAGAGCTCGAATTCCAAGTCCATGCTCCCCGAAAAGTGGTTGAACGAATTACTCGTACTTAGTGACGCTAACGAGTTGCAAGAATCGCCGGTACTAAAGGCGATCGAGTTCGACGACGTAGCAACGTGCGTCGTCCCCGTCAATCCACGACCACCACTGATACCACTCACTTGACCGTTCAGATGTGCCACGGACATCAACAGACCACCcacgttattgttattgttaccattattattattactattattcgcACAACGGTTACTAGAATGTCCCGAGCACACTTTGTTGTTGGAAAGCTGACCACCCTCGATAGGCGTTAAGTCATTGTCCCTATCATGGACAAAAACCAAAACACATGTATCTCTGCCAGTTAGCACCATATCTCTTAACGCTAGATcttgtacaattttttttttttatctatgtgCAATGATACGCAGTGTACgagtatatatgcgtgtatatgtctTGTACGAATTTCATCGTCCTTCAGTGAACAGTGTGCGCGCCCTCGGGTCTCTCccataaaaaaaatcgactaGTTTATCGAAGCCAAACTTTTAATCCGTCTGCTCCTCGTTTCCTGGAACAGCCAAGACAGATTGAAAGAGGGAGCAAGACCAACGATACTCCGCACTGTTCATTGAAGCGAAATTTCGACCTAGATCAGAGCCTTTCTGCTTTTTTCGTTGCTTAACGTTGAACACGCGCACACCGTGAAAGTGCGTACGGATATAGAGCGTTCGTAGTTGTGTCTGGGCTGgttgcgtgcgtgcgtgcgtgcgtgcctgtgtgtatgtgtgcgtgtgtgtgcgtgtgtgtgtgtgcgcgcgcgcgcaccaCTTACAGCACCGTATTCTTTAAACGAATTCCAGTCGAACGAGAATAGGATATTACGTATCGATCGGATATCATAGCAGCGTTTCTGATCTTTCAAAATTATCGTTGGACACAGGCTGGATGGTCGAAGTAACGATAGCGAAtcttattaaatgaaattgataCGATGAAATAAGCGAGCGTTGAATCGTGCTACACTTGTTACAATTAGTTCAACCATTGATGCGGAAACGCGTATTAACGTTCGATATAGGAAAGGCAATGTGATATTAGAAACAGagtgttattttaatttcaagagTGGCCAGATCTCCAACACCGAAAAATACTTCAAAGTACGCCTCATGCATTCCCGTATACAATCGATAAGAAACAATAACGTAATGCGAGTACGAGATTTCGCATTCCTACAAAGCTCTCGTAAAATCGTGGCATAAGATCAACGGTAAAACAGTTAGATGCGTGACAAGCAATAATTCGTTCGCGCGAATGAGAATAAAACAGAGAATAGGGTTTGAAGTAAGTACAAAGAGGAGAGTCTTGTGGAATTGTAAGATACCCAACCTGAGTTACATTCGATCAGgatagaaagatgaaagattgcgggagagaaacgaaagaaaagaaaccaaaaagaaaaagaaaaaaggaagaaaaaacaggaGAAAAAGGTCCATCGTCAAACACCTACCCCGCCATGTACACCGAGTTTGCCGAGCTTCGCTCCCGATCGTCGCGATCGTTGTTTCGTCGACTCGTCGACCGACGTAATACCGACTACTCCGAAAGTAGCGTgggggggaggaggagggttCGTTTCGGGTGTTTACGAATGTCGTGTGTCGAGATTAGAATCGAAAGGAAGATTTACTTACCCTATGATGGAATTGGTGGCCATCATGAAGTCCGTGTCGTGGCCGTTCATCACATTCGCTTTGAAAAGTTTTGACTTTGTTTGTATATTAAGGAACTTATCAGGACTAACGCGCAGTCGATACACGGCGCTCGTACTCTCTCCGACTTGAAGCGTATCGTTCAAATGTGCAGTTAAATTATTGAGATCATGAGGGTGGCACAAATCCTTTATCGTCGTACCGATCAAGTCCTGCAAAACGACGAGGAGACCGATTGTAAGAAGCCACGGAGGAGGAACGGTGCGTTGAAGGGTCGAACGAATCCTCTCAGACTTCGCGCGCGTTTACGTAGGTGCAATCGCAGATTCGAGAAACGACGATACTCGAGAAATGACAAAAGGGACCAAAGCTTTCGGTCGTCGCGTGGGAAAGAAAAGTCTTACATACCCTTACCTTGGTCAGATACTTGGCATAAGCGGACGACAACCAACTAACGTCGACCGCGATGATCTTGCCCGCTGTATCCAATTTAACGGTGAATTGCTCGATCGGTGTACCTACGGGCTTCTCGTTCGGTGGTATTCTACGTGCCACGCACATTACGCAAGGACCGATGTCTGGCGATTCGGAGGACACGTCGCCGCTCTCGAGTCGCTCGGTATTACTCGGCAATAGCGCCGAACAGATTTGCATGGACTCGTATTTCGATACCCGTTGTTGCTTCTCCTCCATCGTCTCGTCTTTGTCATCGGGAGGCTTTACCAGGAAGCGGCAATTGAAAGTACGATTCCTCGTTTGAGGCTGCGGCTCGCTCGTCCAGCCTGTGATAAGCGTAAACAAGAAACGAAATCAAACGAATTTTCTTGAGAGAAACGACGAGTACGTTCTACCGGCGAAGGGATAACCCGATCAACGCGAGACATATCCTCCCGATTGATCCAATCCCGACATAATTATCGATCGCAAACGACGTTTGCGCGGCTTTCGTTATCGAGATACCGACCTAATGACATGGGCAACAACGTAGGCATGAAGGTGTTGTGATCTCCATGatgtatgatattatatatatcctttcccAATACATCGTCCTTCGTATAATTGATATACTGGGTAATGTTATCCGTTACGTATTCCACTCGTCCCTCGCTATTTAAGACGAACAGGAAGCCGTCTAACGCctgcaaaaataaagaaagaagaagcaaataTAGATACACAGTTACACGTGGGTATCGTTAAATACGATGGaacaaaagggagaaagagagagagaaagaagtcgTCGGGCGAAAAGGAAAGCAAGTAGGTACCACCTTTCGTAGGAAGCTGTTAATAGTCTTACGAACAGTATTCTTTTTGATATCAGCCTAACACACGCGCACAGACGTACACGAGCATAGCTCGTACTATTTCCTTACGTGGCCAAGCTGTTCTCCTTTTAACAACTTCCTGCAAATAATTGATCGAGATCGGATCTAAGCCGCGTTCCGGATTGTTAACCGACACGCGGTGATtgttgtcttcttcttcttcttcttctcttaaatATCAGTCTCTAAGAAGAAGACGATGTCGACGCACGATTGCGTTCAATTAACCATCGAGAGCGTAATGCATCGGTCGAAATTTAGACGTTCCGTCCTCGTCGTTCTTGCTTACCTCCAATAAGATAGGGCCAACTTGATCGTTGGACAGTATGTTAGGATTCGACGAAGATACTTCCCCTTGTTGCACGGCATGACTGTTGGAACCCTCTTGTTGCCTGATGTGCCGAATCTGTAAGGCAAAGCGTTGCTGTCAGAAAATAAGCGTTGACGTATTTTAGTAAGCATAAATGCATAGTCGGCACGTGGTAGGTTGACCTACTAAAACTGGATGGTAACCATCAAAAATCTGATTATTTTGCAGGAagcttttttatcttatccgACGAAAGGGGGGGGGGACAGGAAAGACGGAATATCcggtaaaaagagaaacgtgtttttattttctttcttgttttttcgaattaaatattattcacgaaaaaaggaaaggaaaggaaaaggtaaAGGATACGACGAGCGAACGTTACTCGCGCTAAAACCTTTATATCGCACGAGTTTTCACGGCTCGATATTACGTAGTAGTATCCGACGACGAGATCCAACATATCGACGAGAAGAAATTTTGTACGAATGACGCATACCGCTCCGATGCACTCCACGCGCGCGCACTTCGACTCCTACAAATGCAGTTTCATTTGTCTCTCCGAGTCGAAAAAGGAACGACGCGCCGACGATgctaaaaatttttataacgtaAATCAGCAGTCGAGCAAAGCTTTCACCGCTTATTCtagatttcgaaaaataaaaaaggaaagaaagagaaagaaggaaaaagaaaaacaaacaccTTAAAAGACGTACAAAGAATCCTGCATTCTCTTTCGCCGAATATACGTtctattcgtttttctcttgCCGCGTCGTCGCAACTTCACGCGCAAAGATAGTACGAAACGCCGCTTCGACGACGCGGTGGATCCTTCGAAGTTTGcgtttttaaatcgaaatcgaGCTCGAATCGCACGCGATTGTATAGACGTCCCTTCGTAAAAATGTGTCCTTTACCTTTAGAAATCGTTCGACGTaaggagaacgagagagaaaaagaaacgattagaTGCGCGCGACGAAGGGAAATTCATCGACGTCGAACGTCGAGCCGATCGtgcaaataaatgtaaatgaagaagaaataagaagaacgcACGTTTTCGcgattcgttcgattcgaCGACGATCGCGATAGTACCTAAACGGGCAGGCAAGGCGgacgaacgagaaaataatcaGGTTGGGTGACCTCCAGCCGCCATTTTAAAACCAAAATAGTCACGTGTTCTGGAATACTCTATATACAATGGATGCATCCACGAGGCGCAGTTTGGTTGCAACGATATCGCCTCGTCGTTTGCACTTTCGCCGAGCGTTCGTAAAAGTTTCAAACCGATCGGACGGCTCGATCGAATGACTCATCGAGCGAGATTTAACGAATCGAAAGCGACGAACGATACTCGCCGAGGAAGATAAATTCGCAAGATATATTCTACGTTAGGACCGTCGACCGTTTACGTATTCGATCCTtgagaaattcgatcgataggCGTTAACGCTATGTGTCATAATCAAAGATTCCACGTAAAAAGAAGAGCGTTATCCGCAAGGGTCGCTTCATTATTTCGTACGGAAAGCGCGAGTAAGGTAGGTCAAGCTAAGACGTAGCGCATGAAATTCATGAGACGACGTTTCGAACAATGGGCGAGAGGTTCTCCTAAAGTTCGTAAGCATCGCCAACGATAACGGAataagatcgaaagagagCCAAAGACGATCCTGTTCGAGATGAGTCATTTTCGTTCGGTGCATCGTCCCCGATGCCGGTAAGAAGATCCCCCGAAGAGCTTATCTCttcgagaggaagaaaggtaagagataaaaagatttcatCGAGGATccgtcgaaagaaagaaagaaactaccTCGGACATCGTCGTAAATACGTCAGAGAGAACTTACCGTTGCAGAACGTACGGTAGGGGGTGGGGAACTGGCGGCACGCGAGCCGCATGCGGCTCTTTCTCCTATTTGCCTGTTCCGGTAAGATGGGAGGAGACGATCCCCCCACCCCCTCTGTCGAAGCTGGCTCCTCTATCGCCTCGCGAGCCGCACGGCTTTTGTCTTTAACGAGATGCATGGATTGGTGGCTAGTGAACGGTGGGGAAACGGATTGATTGACGGCGAGGATCGTGCGGCTCGCGGAGGAGAAGAAGTTGCCCACCCCTGACGtacgcgaaagaaagagaacaaaaaaataagagagaagttCTCTGCAAAACCGACCGACATTCATGGTCGCCGAAGGAAAGGGGAGAAGTGTCGAGCGTCCTTGAGCTCGTATTTCGCGGCTCCGATAGATCGCGCTCGTAATCTCGATGGATTTAAACGGACGGACGTGCGGCTATGACGAGGACGACTAAGACTATGGCTATGACTATCAAAACGGAGATGCGGACGAATAAGAGTCAACGACGGCGACGATGACGGTAACGATGACGGTGACGGTGACGATGACGCTGACGCTGACGGTGACGGTGGTAAAAATGGCGACAGTAAAGAAGATGTTGCTGCTGCGGCTGCCGCtgttgatggtggtggtggtggtggtggtggtggtgNNNNNNNNNNNNNNNNNNNNNNNNNNNNNNNNNNNNNNNNNNNNNNNNNNNNNNNNNNNNNNNNNNNNNNNNNNNNNNNNNNNNNNNNNNNNNNNNNNNNNNNNNNNNNNNNNNNNNNNNNNNgtggtggtggtggcggtggtggccTCGAAAAGTCGGTGACTCCACCGAGTCCGACAAACGGTGTGCGATGTTGCCGCTAGTCGTTTCACGATGGCACACGCATATGCGCGTGCgcgtgcatatacatacatatgtacgagtATCGCGATACCTCTAGCTCCATTTTAGCGTGATAAATTCTTAACTCTCTTCCTCCCCTGAATTCTTTATAAAGTACAAtttatgaagaagaaaaaatccaaACGAAGGGAGCAGCtaaaaatggataaaaaagaaacctcGTTCGTCGCTTTTCGTACGCATAGATATACCTTCTTCTTATCGAGGTCAAAGTCCGCTCTAGACCTAGAGAATCGAGAAGAAGATCGAAATACGAGGCTGCGAAttctttcgattcgtttctcCTCTCAGGAGACTCGATCGTTGctgccgccaccgccaccgccgccgccgccgccgtcgtcgtcgtcgtcgtcgtcgtcgtatctCTTTGCCTCCTCaccctccttttcctctccctttcctaCTAGCCGCCTGTCGGTGCCTCGCTGAAAGATCGTGCGCAACGCGTTACTGCGCACGTGACGTCACGCAGATCCATGCTCAGGTAGCTCTCTCGGGTTGTAACGCCGCGAAAAAGGACGCTTCCTATTGATCTCAGTGACGTCACTCAAGGTCACGTCACGAGTTCTGTCCGTCCGTCCAACCGTCTACTCTCCGTCTTGTTgcactatctatctatccatccatctccctctttctcgctctctcctaAGCTTTCTCTCACTATCTTTGCCATtcatactttctttctttagttttCATCGTTACGTCGCGAATACCGTTGCAAAATCAGAACGTCTCTTTCCAGAGACGACCGAGTCCCTTCCATCGAACGTACCTGCGCAAATAGACTAGACAAGCCGACAACGGCCCCGACGAATCTACGAAGATCGATTGGATCTATCGAAAAGTTCTGTTCGCTTAGAGTACGAAGAAAACGCATCTATCGGTATCGACGAAAAACTAGACATTGTCGATCGAATCGTAAAACTATTAAAGATCAAACATTATCCTGCGTAggatacgtaaaaataaaattcaaaaagaaaagtgcaAAGATGCGTTTTCTGTTATTTCCGAAACAGATgcgcaaaggaaaaaagagaatgaagaagaaggcaCAGCGCGAGCgaagtttcgtttcgtttcgttacgAAGCTGTCGCCTTCGGAATCGACACGTGCTCGGCCGTGAAGCGCACGATTCTAGCGCAACGTGCTCGCGCGAGAGAGTTAGTCGGCGAGTGACGGTGCGCGTGTGTGCtgcgtgtgagagagagagagagagagacagagaagacgGGAAGTCGTaacccttctctttccttcgacgcgatacacgcacgcacgacgCACGcactcgcgcgcgcgcgcacacatcCATTCCATAGCCGGTAACCGGGCAAAGTACGGACACCTTTCTGCGATTTGCGAAACTCTGCCACGAGCCACGAGCAGCGAGACagctctctcttcttcctcgagaAACGAGATCGATGCTTGTCGCATTTGTGCCAGCGACGCCAAAACTGAACCTCACGAACGTGTAACTCTATTGCCGAATCATAATTCGATGCGCTGCGTAAAGTAAGCCTAACAGGATTTCATCGAATCGCTATATAACGTTATCGCGATATAACTTTTGCATCGTTCCCAGCGTGATACGACGATTGTCTCGCAAGAACGTTGAAACGCGCGTAACGTctcctaaaaataaaatcgtgcATAATCTTGTCATCGGTCGGCTCGTCACTCCAGTAAAACGAAGATTGATTCGAAAACAAAAGTAGAATGTTATCGACTAGATCGGACGAATATTTTCGTCGGaagattatttcattcgtCGGAGAGAATTTCAGGGAATCTGGAACACTCGCGGCGACTTTTTTCTTGGTGCCATTGACGTGGCAATTTAGACGGAAACGACGATAAtctcttcttcgattttcctcttcttcctccgcTCTGCTCCATCGGACGCACAACGATCGCGTTCGTACGCACGAAGAGGTGCATACGTTCGAGCGACGCGTAGCAGGATCGAttcaacgagaagaaaaaaagacgcgCTTGGCCCAGATTTAGAGATATCTCGCTCGGTCGACGACTCGAGGAGTAGCCTCGTATTATACCTTTACTTTTGCTTTACAAAGAAAGCAAAAGCCCTTTCTCCGCGGAGTCATTCTCGATCGAGCAGCGTTTCTAAAAAGACCCAAGTTTTTAATCTTCCATAACGCCATCAAACTTCGAAAGATCGCGTATACAGGTGTAACTACGCCGACGACTCGTCGAATCTGCTACGACCTATATTCCGTActtggggaaaaaaaaaactttagaGAAAAACGTTTTCAACTGGAACGGTTTCGCTTCGAAACGACTGCATCGGTATGCCCGTGGCTATCAACGGCACGATATCCCACGGACATCCTGGAAGGAACTCGGTAATCCCGCCTACGCGACGTTTCTTCTAATCGCGAGTAGACCCTCGCTTCGCGATACTCGATTCGTTCCAATCGACATCTCTCAATCGCGCATCGATGAACCTTGTCCGTCCAAAAGCCCGAATCCAACTACTacgaattatatcgaaaaaaatgcAAACGTTTGTACCAcctctatacgtatatacgtacaattaGTAATCCATAACACAAAAGACGTAGAAAACGAGGTCGTCGTAGTCGATCGACGATTACTAATCctcgatcgaaagaataatGGACGATTACGGAAGGACGGGACAATCGCGTCTTATTTACGCAAGCGGATGCGTCAGAGCGTCGACGTTTCTAACTCTCCTAATCTCCGAATGCTCAAGAACAAAGACCGCTTCGACGAATTTTAAGAAAGCGATGAATCGAACTAtatcgctctctttctttcccatcgaagaaaatact
The DNA window shown above is from Vespula pensylvanica isolate Volc-1 chromosome 18, ASM1446617v1, whole genome shotgun sequence and carries:
- the LOC122635426 gene encoding nuclear receptor coactivator 2-like isoform X10 yields the protein MSIATAENAGPSPCELLDPLWVKMSAITGSIGKKRKKSDAKPQSQINKCLNEKRRRNQENLYFDELAELISATDMSSGKTDKCQILQRTVDQIRHIRQQEGSNSHAVQQGEVSSSNPNILSNDQVGPILLEALDGFLFVLNSEGRVEYVTDNITQYINYTKDDVLGKDIYNIIHHGDHNTFMPTLLPMSLGWTSEPQPQTRNRTFNCRFLVKPPDDKDETMEEKQQRVSKYESMQICSALLPSNTERLESGDVSSESPDIGPCVMCVARRIPPNEKPVGTPIEQFTVKLDTAGKIIAVDVSWLSSAYAKYLTKDLIGTTIKDLCHPHDLNNLTAHLNDTLQVGESTSAVYRLRVSPDKFLNIQTKSKLFKANVMNGHDTDFMMATNSIIGDNDLTPIEGGQLSNNKVCSGHSSNRCANNSNNNNGNNNNNVGGLLMSVAHLNGQVSGISGGRGLTGTTHVATSSNSIAFSTGDSCNSLASLSTSNSFNHFSGSMDLEFELFRGSTWDLDGSGGWPERPESRGSGPTDSRPPSQPAPTSPSPQGGGTFSSNSAVPSHCSPLRAFSPSSSVNAAHTFSNSFPFSPLQESQSSSTLTGNNAAAAAAAAAAAAAAASAANNTGVNSNVNGNGATSVAIAAAATAPVILPGLNAKRIEEGKSGCPTSGTMDNATARTNASTPAETQNSVVSTESGRLRNLLTKGSSASEDSQDNANNDSDNQNKHRILKILLNQQDEDDYHSEHNNKMRTSPSNMPKPNMEHSKSSLGNNMLLQLLNEKNDDEDEEARAGLKKRNELLQQLLKDQDEERKLQEQQTRDDDPLLRSLGFRNSTPSPSQSGSDHSGLGSTAQVGQKRPGDDGDLNIAVKRPMDGSHQVSSTGTNASTNATSKLWEKNKMLASLLAKQPPQPTTIPPIPASVISATPQDKLPRGGGGSDRLKQHQSQQQQQQQQQQQQQQQQQQQQQQQQQQQQQQQQQQQQQQQQQQPWTGGHMQTVGGNNAITTTATSARTPLQSQSRQLPRQATNTYLSHMLSQQQRPQLGQVDSEFGDSGEYRQTCTDPTTWDNQSSDPDLSDILDQVIEFVPDEAITDSSAIANLLDVIEAPQNNAMNEKMAINAIQKSLMLCETAVNPTSSTITIPGTPPAYSTALVTTPVTTSHSYQPPPMYQQQARMRFNAQLVVRQTTAQFTQQQQLQLQQQRSKLIQQQQQQQLKQRLLQQQQQQQLLIPSNATATDQITTGIHNIDNLLNNTVAPNVSLQRSSVPDSQVSPGYGGSVQITSGHRLAHSYSHPSTLPQHPIVNNNFNSGQQVSAAAARLSPHSPANILSFSHPQPLSPRVTQGNYGTTPRLFNVNQVRSQQQPTAQQQLQQQQRSMPSPGTPASARQSPFPAETFPPPTSPTASQFPPGPNPGAPNPTAQYRLQRTTSTPSATTQLPGGVGSPRHYGGVNKEQPLLSPSHPHSGCPATPTHNQHNATNTQHFSNQQHSSMIYHTTANTINTPDMQNNQFCYDRTSVPLYSSGDTQDVRSLPPGNPVNHHMGGNASTTGSMTSEFVRQELRAIVGARTQQQQQQQRVPNSIPNNLSGQVSQDDLEALGLTFEMSTADYYGGSGPR